In Hermetia illucens chromosome 1, iHerIll2.2.curated.20191125, whole genome shotgun sequence, one genomic interval encodes:
- the LOC119649262 gene encoding NEDD8-specific protease 1 isoform X3, with translation MFIGMSSRHDTTSPTDTACSSESPAMLGQAHLMYDQHSSEEELEVINGSASVAAAASILVVPTPTSVASESSSVEPEEEVFDESPKRANSTILETRKRSLPHSSDDEVRNLLEPVPAPPVNFRTSPPLEALKPNRSHSLFRATTPLILTETSRGIESIRISCDSSNSTLSSSAAGSAATSTTSSLSSTLNNHHQPHHLLHHHHHHHNSSNSMSSPSSALSMDVRSVSPPAKLFHCAMSPRRRPPRTHHAPQRLQRPHRPCLDFDKMQQINTRSVTSWHNPEHTGELSVFCW, from the exons GTATGAGTTCAAGACACGATACCACATCACCGACAGACACAGCCTGTTCGTCGGAATCACCTGCAATGTTAGGCCAAGCCCACCTTATGTATGATCAACATAGTTCCGAAGAAGAATTAGAAGTTATAAATGGATCAGCATCGGTGGCGGCAGCTGCCAGTATTTTAGTTGTTCCTACGCCAACATCTGTTGCATCCGAATCATCGTCTGTAGAACCTGAAGAGGAAGTTTTTGATGAATCGCCTAAAAGAGCTAATTCCACGATATTAGAAACAAGAAAACGATCTCTACCACACAGTTCAGACGATGAG gtCCGAAATCTGCTGGAACCAGTTCCAGCACCTCCAGTTAATTTTCGCACATCACCGCCCTTGGAAGCCCTAAAACCAAATCGAAGCCATAGTTTGTTTCGTGCCACAACGCCACTAATTCTCACAGAGACAAGTCGCGGCATAGAAAGTATTAGAATTTCTTGTGATAGCAGTAACAGCACTTTATCATCGTCAGCAGCCGGTTCAGCTGCAACATCTACGACATCATCATTATCGTCAACGctaaataatcatcatcaacctcACCACCTTTTACATCATCACCACCATCATCATAACAGTAGTAACAGTATGAGCAGTCCATCATCCGCCCTATCAATGGATGTCCGTTCGGTTAGTCCGCCAGCGAAATTGTTCCATTGTGCAATGTCACCACGCCGCCGCCCACCACGAACACATCATGCTCCCCAGCGACTGCAACGACCACATCGGCCATGTTTAGATTTTGATAAAATGCAACAA ATTAACACACGTTCTGTGACATCTTGGCATAATCCTGAGCACACCGGTGAGCTGTCTGTGTTTTGTTGGTGA
- the LOC119649262 gene encoding NEDD8-specific protease 1 isoform X2 — MNCTRAFTCMSSRHDTTSPTDTACSSESPAMLGQAHLMYDQHSSEEELEVINGSASVAAAASILVVPTPTSVASESSSVEPEEEVFDESPKRANSTILETRKRSLPHSSDDEVRNLLEPVPAPPVNFRTSPPLEALKPNRSHSLFRATTPLILTETSRGIESIRISCDSSNSTLSSSAAGSAATSTTSSLSSTLNNHHQPHHLLHHHHHHHNSSNSMSSPSSALSMDVRSVSPPAKLFHCAMSPRRRPPRTHHAPQRLQRPHRPCLDFDKMQQINTRSVTSWHNPEHTGELSVFCW, encoded by the exons GTATGAGTTCAAGACACGATACCACATCACCGACAGACACAGCCTGTTCGTCGGAATCACCTGCAATGTTAGGCCAAGCCCACCTTATGTATGATCAACATAGTTCCGAAGAAGAATTAGAAGTTATAAATGGATCAGCATCGGTGGCGGCAGCTGCCAGTATTTTAGTTGTTCCTACGCCAACATCTGTTGCATCCGAATCATCGTCTGTAGAACCTGAAGAGGAAGTTTTTGATGAATCGCCTAAAAGAGCTAATTCCACGATATTAGAAACAAGAAAACGATCTCTACCACACAGTTCAGACGATGAG gtCCGAAATCTGCTGGAACCAGTTCCAGCACCTCCAGTTAATTTTCGCACATCACCGCCCTTGGAAGCCCTAAAACCAAATCGAAGCCATAGTTTGTTTCGTGCCACAACGCCACTAATTCTCACAGAGACAAGTCGCGGCATAGAAAGTATTAGAATTTCTTGTGATAGCAGTAACAGCACTTTATCATCGTCAGCAGCCGGTTCAGCTGCAACATCTACGACATCATCATTATCGTCAACGctaaataatcatcatcaacctcACCACCTTTTACATCATCACCACCATCATCATAACAGTAGTAACAGTATGAGCAGTCCATCATCCGCCCTATCAATGGATGTCCGTTCGGTTAGTCCGCCAGCGAAATTGTTCCATTGTGCAATGTCACCACGCCGCCGCCCACCACGAACACATCATGCTCCCCAGCGACTGCAACGACCACATCGGCCATGTTTAGATTTTGATAAAATGCAACAA ATTAACACACGTTCTGTGACATCTTGGCATAATCCTGAGCACACCGGTGAGCTGTCTGTGTTTTGTTGGTGA
- the LOC119649262 gene encoding NEDD8-specific protease 1 isoform X4 has protein sequence MSSRHDTTSPTDTACSSESPAMLGQAHLMYDQHSSEEELEVINGSASVAAAASILVVPTPTSVASESSSVEPEEEVFDESPKRANSTILETRKRSLPHSSDDEVRNLLEPVPAPPVNFRTSPPLEALKPNRSHSLFRATTPLILTETSRGIESIRISCDSSNSTLSSSAAGSAATSTTSSLSSTLNNHHQPHHLLHHHHHHHNSSNSMSSPSSALSMDVRSVSPPAKLFHCAMSPRRRPPRTHHAPQRLQRPHRPCLDFDKMQQINTRSVTSWHNPEHTGELSVFCW, from the exons ATGAGTTCAAGACACGATACCACATCACCGACAGACACAGCCTGTTCGTCGGAATCACCTGCAATGTTAGGCCAAGCCCACCTTATGTATGATCAACATAGTTCCGAAGAAGAATTAGAAGTTATAAATGGATCAGCATCGGTGGCGGCAGCTGCCAGTATTTTAGTTGTTCCTACGCCAACATCTGTTGCATCCGAATCATCGTCTGTAGAACCTGAAGAGGAAGTTTTTGATGAATCGCCTAAAAGAGCTAATTCCACGATATTAGAAACAAGAAAACGATCTCTACCACACAGTTCAGACGATGAG gtCCGAAATCTGCTGGAACCAGTTCCAGCACCTCCAGTTAATTTTCGCACATCACCGCCCTTGGAAGCCCTAAAACCAAATCGAAGCCATAGTTTGTTTCGTGCCACAACGCCACTAATTCTCACAGAGACAAGTCGCGGCATAGAAAGTATTAGAATTTCTTGTGATAGCAGTAACAGCACTTTATCATCGTCAGCAGCCGGTTCAGCTGCAACATCTACGACATCATCATTATCGTCAACGctaaataatcatcatcaacctcACCACCTTTTACATCATCACCACCATCATCATAACAGTAGTAACAGTATGAGCAGTCCATCATCCGCCCTATCAATGGATGTCCGTTCGGTTAGTCCGCCAGCGAAATTGTTCCATTGTGCAATGTCACCACGCCGCCGCCCACCACGAACACATCATGCTCCCCAGCGACTGCAACGACCACATCGGCCATGTTTAGATTTTGATAAAATGCAACAA ATTAACACACGTTCTGTGACATCTTGGCATAATCCTGAGCACACCGGTGAGCTGTCTGTGTTTTGTTGGTGA